DNA sequence from the Coffea arabica cultivar ET-39 chromosome 11c, Coffea Arabica ET-39 HiFi, whole genome shotgun sequence genome:
ATGGCACTCCTATGTATCTGTCGCCTGAGGCCGTGAGGGATGGTGTGCAAGGAACCCCTTGTGATATCTGGTCACTTGGATGTGTTTTGCTGGAGATGTTAACTGGAAAGCCTGCATGGGATGAAGGGATGGATGAGGAGGGTGCCTTGAACAAGATTGGTAAAGGGACTGCAGTTCCTAAAAAACCAAGAAATCTGTGCCAAAGTGCCAAGAGTTTTCTCAACTGTTGTCTCAAAAGAATGGTTAAGGGTAGACTGTCGGCTAAAACATTGTTACACCATCCATTCGTGAACGGATTGaacgatgatgatgatgattatgATTATGATAATTGTAATGGAGTGCTTGAAGAAGAAGATATTGATGATATGGATGAAGATTGCAGCTGTTTATCTGCAGAGCACTGAGCAGACGTCTCCTATCAGTTGGGAGATAATCCAATGGTGATTGATGGGAATAGCTAAAAGAATTGTATTGCACTTGATTGCATGAGGAACAAAGTTGGAGCGTACGGTACAGATTCCACATGTAGTCAAGTACTTGAAAGTTGTGTATAGCTAAAAGAATTGTATTGCAGATTATGACAAGTTCTTTTAGGTAACAATCGGAGTACTGTTTACAAACCGAACATAAAGTATAAAGATTGTAGATTTGGTTTGATCAATTGAATCATCATAACCTGCACATTATAAACACGCAGATGAATGAAATATTGAAAGGTttatttagttaattatattgaCTATTGTTTAGTGCTCAAGGTTTTTCACTTGTCTTGCCTTTAAATCACAGTTTTTGTCTTTTCGAATGTTCATAGTTCATTATACTAGTTCATCTGGCAATGGTTTATGAATGTACCCGTAGGGGCTCTCTTTCAAGAGAAGGTGCAGAGGAggtcaaaagtgaaaattttcataCACGTTCATAGGAagtttaatttgttttaatCTGAAATAGCAGTTACTTACTTCAATTTAGATTGAAATCAGCAAAAAATCAATCGCACGATCGTGCATTTTTATCTTGTCTATAATCTCATCCGCCAGGCAAACTCCTTACCGTCCGCCAGATGTTGCCTAAAAAGATTATGCTTACCATAGAGAGAGGGACAGAAGGAGGAATGGTTTGATAAAGAAATCATGCTTCGTAGTTTGTAGGAAACGAAGGGATGAAACATGAAAGAGAAACTTCGTTTGAAACGTTTGAAAATCAGAAAACAAaagctccaaaaaaaaaaaaagtagaaatttATTCGAAAGTTGAATGAATCAAAAGCTAACTAAAACAAGAGGGTTTTTAAGCGTTTTGTTTTCAGCTGTTTACTATGTTCCTATTGGCCCATGTTTGGTTAGTTGTATCATTGGAGTACAATCTAGCAGAAAATATTGATGAGGCTTTCAGAACGTTGCTCAAACGGCAGCTCTAAATTGATGAGGCTTTCAGGACATTAAGTTTATCATCAAAATGCACTATAAccgagaaaaaaaatgaagcaatATCTTTCCCAAAGTGATGGGATCAAGTTTGGCGACGACGGAGGAAGACAGAGTACAACATTCCTCTTGCAATATTGCATGTCAATGAACTAGCGCTGCATATGCTCAAACCAAAAGTCTAAATTTATTTGCACTTAGAAACTGATACGCGATCAACAATCTTTCATCAAGTAGgatgaaacaaacaaaatagTGGAGATGTTTGACAACAAAAGAATCAAACCTCTGAAAGCTACCTTCGCCAATCAAAGTTTTCTCTAAGATTTCAGTCATTTCCTAAGAGAAATTCTTTACTATACAGTTGCAGACAAAAGGAAAGTTCCATGAAGCAAAAAGGTCTTCAACACCGAAGTCAGTCTGCCACCACCCTgaaataggaaaagaaagattAGAATTTCATGACAAAAGCAAGaggaagaagggaaaaggggagAGTTGGTGGTCGCTAAGACCAAGGATGTCAACAGTAACAAAGGTCCAAAAGTGATAAGATGGGCTTTCTGGTCTGTAATGTAACTGTTGGGAAGAAGgtaaagcaaagaaaagaagacCTTTAGCATCATGAAATTGCAGAGAGAGCTCTATGTCATTTCTACAAATTTGCTATTTTCACCTTTGGAATCCATCCAGATTGTTTCAAACTTCTATTAAGAGATGCGCAAACACGTAAATCAGCAAACACATTTTGCAGCAGGATATAGCAGCAATTCTTGAACTGGGACATACTGGGTGAAGCTAAACTTCAGCTTTCCCAACTTTCTATAATTATTATAGCAACAGTGTGGACGTAAATCCTGCCTCCGCTTGTAAAAGTAAAATCCCAACAAAATGACCAACTAATGCTGGCACGAAGGTGGTTGACTAGTAATATCAATGGGTCTGAAAGTATTCATTGCCGTTGTGAATCTATAGTAACTGTTTAACTTCTCTAGCTggtaaaaattttgacagcttCTGGATATGCATAGCATTTTGCTTTATACATGAGCAAGCCAAGCATTAGCAGATATAATATTCCAGTAGCTGCATGAGACAAGCCAAAGACAGCTCATTTCCCCTACAAGTTCCAATAGTGATTGCTCTCTCATGTAGACTTAACAGTTTCAGGTCTGTTCAAAACAATCATTTTTGTCCATAAActctccttttgttttcccccttgaTAATGAAGCTAAAATAGATAGACTAGAGCATCTGGTGAAAGACAATTACCtatctcattttcttttcacataCACCTCAATGATGTCATTCTCCTCCATTTCAAGCCCAGCAGGGGTGGCAGTAGGACTAATTTTATCTCcatcaaaacaaaaaactagATTCTGCAAATCAAGCTTGACCTTTTCAGCATACATCTTGAAGAGTCTCTCAAATTTATCATCCTACAAAAATGAAGAGATTCTTGATTACAAATCATGAACAAGCAAGTTCTATTGGATATCATAGCAGAGAATATTTTACAGTTGTTTGCCATCATTGACATTCCAAAAGAAGCCTTTTGACACCCAAGTTTGTGAAGGGCTAGACATTCTTCCATATAAGTTGTACTTCTGAAAGGACCATACTACTGCACCAAAAgatgaaaggaaaaaagaagcagTAGACAATCAAGCAGGACATGATCTTGAGGATTGAAGAGATTTTCCATACTGAGTGCAAGGCCTAAGTTAGTGATAGATAAGGTAGATCCCACCCAGGATGGTTGGCCGAACTAAGATTTAGCAGTTCTGCTATATTGTGAAAGAGTTTCTTGCCTGCAACAAAGATTGATCTACTTGATATTCCTAATTGAAACTGGAGCTGTTACTGAATTTACTTTTCAGAAATTCTCAAGTATAAAAGTACTTTTACCTGTTATCCAGAGACTTAGCAATTTCCAAAATTCCAATTTTTAGGAATAAATAACATAGAactgatttttcttctttatacTTATGCTCAACAGTTGAGCTCCCAAGTAGGTTAAAGTCCAGACATACAAAATCTTTCAGATCTTATCTAGTCATATATCACCATATCTATGTGTTACCAGGCTAATGAATTTCAAAAACTTGTACTGCAAAACAATTGCAAGCGATTGAATACCATGAAAACTCTAAATTGCTTGGGTCCATCCTTGTCCTGGATCGTAATTACTATCTTTGCTCTGTCCTGGCAAGTATCTGATGGCTGTTCTGCAATACCTCTTGTAGGAGATTGTGATGATGCATTAAGGTGGCTTTTCATAGATTCTGCAGCAGCAAACTCTTGTCTCACAGATTCCTCAACAGCTTTCAATGCATCCTTTGCTGATTGGGCTAGCGAAGCCAATTCCTGCCTTTTCAGCCTACAAGTAAAAAAATCACATACTATTAGAAACCCAAAGACAGCAAAATAACAGGATAACTTAATTGTTGAACACAATTGGAGATTTTCCTTCTGTTAGTCCACTACATTTGATATCTTCCTCTGCTTCAGCTTTGACATTCAAAATAACCATACAATCTCATTTTCTGATTAGCAAATAAATTACTAAACAACATTAATAGGCAGCCATCACGACTACTGAAGGATAAATTCATTACCTACCAAATTTAAAAGTAAGAACTACTTATAGCAAGACCATGGCTCCCTAACCAGAAATATTCTGATAAGCAAAAACCTGAACTTTTCATGACAATTAAATTAAAGCATTCTTTAAGAGAAACCTCCAAAGCTTTCACGAGAATTGACAAACATTGAAATTACACAGGCTAAACAAGAAATATATCAAGAAAAGAATACAAGAGCACAAGAAGATAGAAAACTACCTCAGCTCCTTTATGGTAGAATCTTCATTAAGCTTTGATGTATCATTGGTCATTTTAGGTGGAGGAGGCAAccagtcttcttcttcttcttcttcttcctcttcattttCATCACAATCAATTACTTGAACCACTTTCCCCTTATTATCATTCTCTTCAACCTATCCAATTCAAAATTACCATAAAAAACCCACCTCAGAGTATATTTAATTCAATCAATAATTCACGAGTACAGAAAGAACCAATCTTGAACACCTAAAGTTCGATAAAAGACTAGAAACTTACAGCAGAATCAGCTGTTTTTCGCTTTTTCTTACAACCCACTGGGGGAGCGTCCAAAGGATCATCTATTAATTCAGAATGAAAGTAATAAAACAAAATCAGTCAACAAAGAATAACagcccaaaaaataaaagagagaccGAGAAAAAGAGCATACCATCAACAATGACGACGTTGAAGGGCTGAACGCGCCTATAATCGAAAAGGGGTTCTAGTTCTTCCATAGAATCAGCCTAAAAacatcaaaaaatgaaaattaaaaggtCGAATTCAAAAACCCACAACTTATATGTTGGATAAAATGGGGGGAATTGATTTTATTCTCACCATCGATGGAATTTGAATCGGATTGCCTATTTATCCTGTCTACTTTTTCGGCGCTTTTCGTTTTCTCGTTCAAATTCGTattacaaaaaaggaaaaaatcatgACCGGTGCGCGGATTTGGGCCAGGGTAATGGCCTCCAGGATTTCTACATTATTCAATTTTACAACCCTCTCCTTTCTCATAATTACTCTGCTTCCTCTAGAGTTAGAATGACTGTACTAGGAAGCCTCCCTTCTTATGAATTTGGTCTATTAAGGGTACTTTTCAGACACCTTATATTCGATGGAAACCTAATAGAGTCAATAGGATAGTAAAATGAAGATAGGTAAGGGGAAATGGATTATTGTGCTAATTAGCAAGagagaaaatataaaagttttttaacttCTTGAAAGTTTAAAAAGCATTTTAGTGGTATACCAAACTATTAAAAGCACTTTCTTTGCGTTGGCAGAATTGAAGAGTTTTAATGAGCATATTgcttatttcaatttttgaattaGAATGTATTTGAGAAAGATTGAAAAGTATTATTACAAGATATATAGTTGGAGGATGGTCGTTATTTGGTataaatatgtagaaaatatttatcatggcaTATGTCCCTTTCTTTGTACAAACTAACTATAATAATCGTGACCAAATTGGATGCGCTTGAGATGAAGCATTCGTACGTGATCCTAACCAAATTGGATCCGTTCGAGATGAAGCGTGCTAATTTGTCTAAAAACTCAAGAGGTGTTTGGTTGATCAAAATATTTGCTCAAGGAATGGTTTCAAATTCAATCACGTCAATACATGGTGTGTGTTTGACGTGAGTCGGATGAGTTAACAGGAATGATAAGTCTCTTCTATGGGTTTACTGATTAACTGCACTTAGAAAGTCATCTTAAGTTATTCAGTTTAATCTAAAaatgagaaggaaaaaatgcatgacaccATCttagtattaaaaaaaaaacttctctaCTTTATTACTATTGCTCTTTCGTTGACTCACCACTCCTCTCGGGCGCTCTTTTGCCACtctcctcttttttcttctttcttttatcGATTTGATCTTTCGCCTCATCCTTTATAAATAGAATTCTTTATAGACGTATCTGTGTATCTCGgtattaaaaattaatttttgtgatGGGATAGCATAGTGATAGTTTTGGCATGACAAAAATAAAAGGGCCACAGCTAAGATGGGATAATTCCTCAAAGAAATATGTTCATAAGTAAATAAGATGATAAGAgaacattttcatgcatttgtTGAAATTATTGTATCGAGAATTGACAAATTGTATCTGATTTCGattgaaactagggttttttagaTTTGGGGATTGTATTGTATTTAAGGAAATATTATAATGTTTTGGTAATCAGTAGCTGCCGGTGTTTGCCATTAGTGGTGGAGGATACGTGGCTTAGGAACGAGAGAGACAGAAGGTGAGTGagtgcgagagagagagagaaagcaaaaagaaaatacATAACACTATAACTATTCCTACTACTAACACAATATTTGGTTTTCATCAAAATCCATTCCCATTAACTAGTTTATTACACTgatggtaataataataataatgattatGAAATTCATACCAAACAGCAATTCAATAACTATGGCAAGACTTTGGAATGCGTCGTAATTTGAAATGTGAAGTACAAATATGAAAAGGTtctgaaggaaaaaagaaaatgaataaaaatggaaaactaagAGAATTGAGACGGGCTTTAATGATATTTTTGGACttcaatcttgatttgggaTTACAATCTAATTACTTTCGTGAGTTGAGTCCAATAGTTAATATATCAAATTGAGATAACAAAATAggataattttttatatattgtcaatgtatgattttttttttccactagTAGATTTAGATCATGTTATAAAATATGAATTCAAACTTTAAATTCAAATCATGTACATATGACATATATCCAACTGTTAGTGTAAAGAAAAATTACTACACTATCAGCGCATAATATGACTGAAAACGAGTTGAGTCGAATCGAATTTTGATCTAATCGAATCGAGTCTCgatttagttttatcaaactcAAACTCCAACTCGAGCTTGACAAGCTCTTGATGTAGCAGCTCGAGTTCAAATTCGAGTTGAGTTCAGGCTCAAGCTCGaggttaaaaaatataaaaaataattattttattttttaaaatgaataaactaatattttttcttaacaaataatatatatattagggatatatatatatatgcttactattaaaataagtatatatatatatataatcgagtcGACTCGC
Encoded proteins:
- the LOC113715603 gene encoding uncharacterized protein; the protein is MADSMEELEPLFDYRRVQPFNVVIVDDDPLDAPPVGCKKKRKTADSAVEENDNKGKVVQVIDCDENEEEEEEEEEDWLPPPPKMTNDTSKLNEDSTIKELRLKRQELASLAQSAKDALKAVEESVRQEFAAAESMKSHLNASSQSPTRGIAEQPSDTCQDRAKIVITIQDKDGPKQFRVFMDDKFERLFKMYAEKVKLDLQNLVFCFDGDKISPTATPAGLEMEENDIIEVYVKRK